One window from the genome of Comamonas sp. lk encodes:
- a CDS encoding SPOR domain-containing protein: MKKQQRGGTILGLIFGMVIGLAAALAVAVYVTKVPVPFLNKGGNNTDRDAVEAERNKNWDPNAPLQSRAPLPTPAVPPAAVETPAVPVTPSTPVAPVTATGTAALDPVTGKPVTPAQPHVDPAKPVKPATGDPLGDLVKERSAAAEKAEKARADKEKAAAVAATGGEPGFNYFVQAGAFRGEKEAQAQRAKLAMLGWEARVSEREQNGITVFRVRVGPFNKRDEAEQLKGKLDGAGVDSTLVRAAR, translated from the coding sequence ATGAAGAAGCAGCAACGCGGCGGCACCATCCTGGGACTGATTTTCGGCATGGTCATTGGCCTGGCAGCGGCTCTGGCCGTGGCCGTCTATGTGACCAAGGTGCCCGTTCCCTTTCTGAACAAGGGCGGTAACAACACGGATCGCGACGCCGTCGAGGCTGAGCGCAACAAGAACTGGGACCCGAACGCACCGCTGCAAAGCCGTGCGCCGCTACCGACTCCTGCTGTGCCGCCGGCTGCCGTGGAAACGCCTGCCGTGCCCGTAACGCCAAGCACGCCGGTGGCTCCGGTCACGGCCACAGGCACTGCTGCGCTGGACCCCGTGACCGGCAAGCCGGTCACGCCTGCCCAGCCCCATGTCGATCCCGCCAAGCCGGTCAAGCCGGCCACGGGTGATCCTCTGGGCGATCTGGTCAAGGAGCGCTCCGCTGCCGCCGAGAAGGCTGAAAAAGCCCGTGCCGACAAGGAAAAAGCAGCTGCCGTGGCGGCTACTGGCGGCGAGCCCGGCTTCAACTACTTTGTGCAGGCCGGTGCTTTCCGTGGCGAGAAGGAAGCCCAGGCGCAGCGCGCCAAGCTGGCCATGCTGGGCTGGGAAGCCCGGGTCAGCGAGCGTGAGCAAAACGGCATCACCGTGTTCCGTGTGCGCGTGGGTCCGTTCAACAAGCGCGATGAGGCCGAGCAGCTCAAGGGCAAGCTCGACGGCGCCGGTGTGGATTCCACCCTGGTTCGCGCCGCAAGGTAA